One Synechococcus sp. CC9605 genomic window carries:
- a CDS encoding 4a-hydroxytetrahydrobiopterin dehydratase yields MPVKRLDAAEKSALSTTLPNWVVNGDKLHRDLEFNSFVEAFGFMAQVALLAESKNHHPNWSNVYNRVSIDLTTHDLGGLSSLDVELASAIDALLPA; encoded by the coding sequence ATGCCAGTTAAACGTCTTGATGCTGCCGAAAAGTCGGCACTCAGCACAACCCTGCCCAACTGGGTGGTGAACGGAGACAAGCTGCACCGCGATCTGGAGTTCAACAGCTTCGTGGAGGCCTTTGGATTCATGGCACAGGTGGCCTTGCTGGCCGAGTCCAAAAATCATCATCCGAACTGGAGCAACGTCTACAACCGCGTTTCAATCGACCTGACCACCCATGATCTCGGCGGCCTCAGCAGCCTGGATGTGGAGCTGGCCAGCGCCATTGACGCCCTGCTGCCAGCATGA
- a CDS encoding secondary thiamine-phosphate synthase enzyme YjbQ, with amino-acid sequence MGVQQILHQITVQTPGRGFTRLDGRLNTWIRSTGLDQGVLHLTCLHTSASLTINENADPRVLRDLDAWMADAVPEQRRYLHDDEGADDMPAHIRTALTSQTLNLSVSRGQLLLGTWQAVYLWEHRSAAHSRTIACHLFGEPSSRPTPEGNTQNTSATPQTLLNLRNGERINQAIQARHDPNAWETDDGIDTDTDLMIDRLHDLSD; translated from the coding sequence GTGGGTGTGCAGCAGATCCTGCATCAGATCACAGTTCAAACCCCGGGGAGGGGCTTCACCCGTCTGGATGGGCGGCTGAACACCTGGATCCGCAGCACGGGGCTGGACCAGGGCGTTCTGCATCTCACCTGTCTGCACACCAGCGCCAGCCTCACGATCAACGAGAACGCAGATCCACGGGTGCTGCGGGACCTGGATGCATGGATGGCCGATGCCGTTCCGGAACAACGCCGTTATCTCCATGACGACGAAGGTGCCGATGACATGCCGGCCCACATCCGAACCGCGCTCACCAGCCAGACCCTGAACCTGAGCGTCAGCAGGGGCCAACTGCTGCTGGGCACCTGGCAAGCCGTTTACCTCTGGGAGCACCGCAGCGCTGCTCACTCCAGAACAATCGCCTGCCACCTGTTCGGTGAACCATCCAGCCGCCCCACCCCTGAGGGCAACACCCAAAACACCTCAGCCACGCCGCAAACCCTGTTGAACCTGCGCAACGGCGAACGGATCAATCAAGCCATTCAGGCCCGCCACGACCCCAACGCCTGGGAAACCGACGACGGCATCGACACAGACACCGATCTGATGATTGATCGATTGCATGACCTGAGCGACTGA
- a CDS encoding thiol-disulfide oxidoreductase DCC family protein: MASPSAPELTLLFDGGCPLCVREVRFLQRRDRQARLGFVDIDASDYDAAAHAGISYRAAMGRIHAITGSGEVLRDVAVFREAYRLIGLGWLYAPTRWPLIGSVVDWVYGIWAARRLQITGRADLETLCQGRCYVK; this comes from the coding sequence ATGGCCAGCCCTTCTGCCCCAGAACTGACCCTGCTGTTCGACGGAGGGTGTCCGTTGTGTGTGCGCGAAGTTCGGTTTCTGCAGCGGCGTGATCGTCAGGCGCGGTTGGGTTTTGTTGACATTGATGCTTCGGATTACGACGCAGCGGCCCATGCCGGCATCAGCTATCGGGCGGCCATGGGCCGCATTCATGCCATCACAGGCTCCGGGGAGGTGCTGCGTGATGTGGCCGTCTTCCGTGAGGCGTATCGCCTGATTGGTCTGGGATGGCTCTACGCACCGACCCGCTGGCCCTTGATCGGCAGCGTGGTCGATTGGGTCTATGGGATTTGGGCCGCCCGGCGGCTTCAGATCACCGGACGCGCCGACCTTGAGACCCTGTGCCAAGGCCGCTGTTATGTGAAATGA
- a CDS encoding Nif11-like leader peptide family natural product precursor — MKSFLKAILENPDLQKAMQEEISTEQLVEIAAKHGYQLTVDEVNANPLWQAGGFKHLF; from the coding sequence TTGAAAAGCTTTCTCAAGGCAATCCTCGAGAACCCCGATCTTCAGAAGGCGATGCAGGAGGAGATCAGCACAGAACAGCTGGTGGAAATCGCCGCCAAACATGGCTACCAGCTCACCGTTGACGAGGTGAATGCGAATCCCCTGTGGCAAGCAGGAGGGTTTAAGCACCTTTTCTAA
- a CDS encoding carboxypeptidase M32 — translation MVHASTPWDALGDHLRETKLLGSIQSTLYWDQNTRMPPSGARWRGEQLTLLATQLHARQSSAAYADLVAAARQHWNSADQCSEQGRNLDLLEQDLQRQQSLDPALVAALAKAKAEGYNRWQQARSASDFSLFAPALQTLIDLRQEQAKQLDELRSCWETLAQPFEPDLRLERLEALFAPLRQRLPQLVAQASTRPRPRSSDWDLEESSQQQLCDQLLGAWGRDPDITCMARSPHPFSITLGPADYRITTRVVPGQPLSCFLATAHEWGHSLYEQGLPDQSHQWFAWPLGQATSMAVHESQSLFWENRVARSRPFAEQWWQRFAQAGAPFSGAQDMWQAMNPMAPGLNRVEADELSYGLHILIRTDLEIALLEQGLAVKDLPDEWNRRYQELLGVRPLSDAEGCLQDVHWSEGLFGYFPSYLLGHLISAQLSEAMAEAIGSPEEHVERGDVSPLLAWLRAHVHPLGRSVNADQLVERVSGRPLSTEAFLSYLENKLDRLQQES, via the coding sequence TTGGTCCATGCGTCGACGCCTTGGGATGCACTGGGCGACCACCTGCGTGAAACGAAACTTCTCGGTTCCATCCAAAGCACCCTGTACTGGGATCAGAACACTCGTATGCCTCCCTCTGGGGCGCGTTGGCGGGGTGAGCAGCTTACGCTTCTGGCAACCCAGCTGCATGCCCGTCAGAGCTCCGCGGCCTATGCGGATTTGGTGGCCGCAGCGCGTCAGCACTGGAACTCCGCTGACCAATGCTCCGAGCAGGGCCGCAATCTTGATCTGTTGGAACAGGACCTTCAGCGGCAGCAGTCCCTCGATCCAGCTCTCGTCGCGGCCCTGGCCAAGGCCAAGGCCGAGGGCTACAACCGTTGGCAGCAGGCTCGATCAGCTTCCGATTTCAGCCTCTTCGCACCTGCGCTTCAGACCTTGATTGACCTGCGTCAGGAGCAGGCCAAACAGCTTGATGAGCTTCGCTCATGCTGGGAGACCCTGGCACAACCCTTCGAGCCGGACCTTCGTCTGGAGCGTCTCGAGGCTTTGTTTGCTCCGCTGCGGCAACGCTTGCCGCAATTGGTCGCTCAGGCATCCACCCGGCCTCGCCCCCGATCATCGGACTGGGATCTCGAGGAGTCCAGCCAGCAACAGCTCTGCGATCAGCTGCTCGGTGCCTGGGGCCGCGATCCCGACATCACCTGCATGGCACGCTCGCCCCACCCCTTCTCGATCACGCTTGGGCCGGCGGATTACCGCATCACCACCCGTGTGGTGCCAGGGCAGCCGTTGTCGTGTTTCCTTGCCACGGCCCATGAGTGGGGGCATTCCCTTTACGAACAGGGGTTACCGGACCAGAGCCATCAATGGTTTGCCTGGCCCCTGGGACAGGCCACCTCGATGGCGGTGCATGAAAGTCAGTCGTTGTTCTGGGAGAACCGGGTTGCCCGGAGCCGTCCATTCGCAGAGCAGTGGTGGCAACGTTTTGCACAGGCCGGAGCTCCCTTCAGCGGTGCCCAGGACATGTGGCAGGCGATGAATCCGATGGCGCCTGGTTTGAACCGGGTTGAGGCCGATGAACTTAGCTATGGCCTTCACATCCTGATTCGCACGGATCTTGAAATTGCTCTACTTGAGCAGGGCTTGGCGGTGAAGGATCTCCCTGATGAATGGAACCGGCGCTATCAGGAGCTCCTGGGGGTGCGTCCATTGAGTGATGCCGAGGGTTGTCTCCAAGATGTGCATTGGTCGGAGGGGTTGTTCGGGTATTTCCCTTCGTATCTGTTGGGCCACCTGATTAGTGCACAGTTGAGTGAAGCGATGGCGGAGGCTATTGGGTCTCCGGAAGAGCATGTGGAGCGCGGTGATGTCTCGCCTTTGCTGGCTTGGCTGCGTGCGCATGTTCACCCGCTCGGACGCAGCGTGAATGCCGATCAACTGGTGGAAAGGGTTAGCGGACGGCCCTTGAGCACCGAGGCCTTCCTGAGCTATCTGGAGAACAAGCTTGATCGGCTGCAGCAGGAGTCTTAG
- a CDS encoding inorganic diphosphatase has product MANLDQAPSRSMPNLLHVLPAFADEAELRLNTIVELNSNTINKYELITETGHLKLDRVGYSSLAYPFAYGCIPRTWDEDGDPLDIEIVGVTEPLIPGSIVEARIIGVMTFDDGGEVDDKVIAVLADDKRMDHIKSWEDLGEHWKKETTYYWEHYKDLKKPGTCSVNGFFGTEKAVEIIKSCEARYTAEIDPKLVD; this is encoded by the coding sequence ATGGCCAACCTCGATCAGGCACCCAGCCGCAGCATGCCCAACCTGCTGCACGTGCTGCCGGCTTTCGCTGATGAAGCCGAGCTTCGTCTCAACACGATCGTGGAGCTCAACTCCAACACGATCAACAAGTACGAGCTGATCACCGAAACCGGCCATCTCAAGCTGGACCGCGTTGGTTACTCCTCGCTGGCTTACCCCTTCGCCTACGGATGCATTCCCCGCACCTGGGATGAAGACGGCGATCCTCTCGACATTGAAATCGTTGGTGTCACCGAGCCCCTGATTCCCGGCTCGATTGTCGAGGCCCGCATCATCGGTGTGATGACCTTCGACGACGGTGGTGAAGTCGACGACAAGGTGATCGCTGTTCTTGCCGATGACAAGCGCATGGATCACATCAAGAGTTGGGAGGATCTTGGTGAGCACTGGAAGAAAGAAACCACCTACTACTGGGAGCACTACAAGGATCTGAAGAAGCCTGGTACTTGCTCGGTGAACGGTTTCTTCGGAACTGAAAAAGCCGTCGAGATCATCAAGAGCTGCGAGGCCCGCTACACGGCTGAGATCGACCCCAAGTTGGTCGACTGA
- a CDS encoding L,D-transpeptidase yields MPWSLAPVMLAGLLAGSVLPCLAAESAELAVRQPARESRIVLDLSKRQITLVRGEQRLGAWPVAIGDPKTPTPKGEFAILNKKVNPIYVTHKSGQRRELRGPSSPIGDRYMAFHRNGRGEFGIHGTAWPHWVQIRAAVSLGCVRMLNSHIRQLFDAVDVETRLEIRS; encoded by the coding sequence ATGCCGTGGTCGTTGGCGCCGGTGATGTTGGCTGGCCTGTTGGCGGGGTCCGTCCTCCCATGCCTTGCTGCTGAATCTGCTGAGCTGGCGGTGCGGCAACCGGCCCGTGAGTCCCGCATCGTGCTTGACCTCAGCAAGCGGCAGATCACCCTCGTGCGGGGTGAGCAGCGGCTTGGCGCCTGGCCGGTGGCGATCGGAGATCCCAAAACCCCCACCCCGAAGGGGGAATTCGCCATTCTCAACAAGAAGGTCAATCCGATCTATGTGACCCACAAGTCGGGTCAGAGGCGGGAGCTGCGCGGACCCAGTAGCCCTATTGGCGATCGTTACATGGCCTTTCATCGCAATGGCCGCGGCGAGTTTGGGATCCACGGAACGGCCTGGCCGCACTGGGTTCAGATCCGTGCGGCAGTCAGCCTGGGTTGCGTGCGCATGCTCAACAGCCACATCCGGCAGCTGTTTGATGCCGTGGATGTGGAAACGCGTCTGGAGATTCGCAGTTGA
- the hemC gene encoding hydroxymethylbilane synthase: MALTELRIASRRSQLAMVQTNWVKAELEKAHPGLKITVEAMATQGDKILDVALAKIGDKGLFTKELEAQMLVDRADIAVHSLKDLPTNLPEGLMLGCITEREDPADALVVNAKNQAYKLETLPEGSVVGTSSLRRLAQLRHHYPHLIFKDVRGNVITRLEKLDSGDYDCLILAAAGLGRLGFSDRIHQLIPGEISLHAVGQGALGIECVEGKPEVLEAIKVLEHTPTSQRCLAERAFLRELEGGCQVPIGVNTRFEGDQLILTGMVASLDGKRLIRDQTSGEASEAEAIGIALANTLKGQGAGEILKEIFETVRPEA, translated from the coding sequence ATGGCCCTCACCGAACTGCGCATCGCCTCACGACGCAGCCAGCTGGCCATGGTGCAAACCAACTGGGTCAAAGCGGAACTGGAGAAGGCCCATCCCGGCCTGAAGATCACCGTGGAAGCCATGGCCACCCAGGGCGACAAGATCCTGGACGTTGCCCTGGCCAAGATCGGCGACAAAGGCCTGTTCACCAAGGAACTGGAAGCCCAGATGCTGGTAGATCGTGCGGACATCGCCGTCCACTCCCTCAAAGACCTGCCGACCAACCTTCCTGAGGGGCTGATGCTCGGCTGCATCACCGAACGGGAAGACCCGGCTGATGCGCTGGTGGTGAACGCCAAGAACCAGGCCTACAAGCTCGAGACCCTCCCCGAAGGCTCAGTGGTGGGAACGAGTTCCCTGCGCCGCCTGGCTCAACTTCGTCACCACTACCCCCACCTGATCTTCAAAGATGTGCGGGGAAACGTGATCACCCGGCTGGAGAAATTGGACAGCGGAGATTACGACTGCCTGATCCTGGCTGCGGCCGGCCTGGGTCGACTGGGTTTCAGCGATCGGATCCACCAGCTGATCCCCGGCGAGATCTCCCTGCACGCGGTTGGCCAGGGAGCCTTAGGCATTGAATGCGTGGAGGGCAAGCCCGAAGTGCTTGAGGCGATCAAAGTGCTGGAGCACACCCCGACGTCCCAGCGCTGCCTGGCCGAACGCGCTTTCCTGCGGGAACTGGAAGGTGGCTGCCAGGTCCCCATCGGCGTGAACACACGTTTCGAAGGTGATCAACTGATCCTTACCGGAATGGTGGCCAGCCTTGATGGCAAACGCTTGATCCGCGACCAAACCAGTGGCGAGGCAAGCGAAGCCGAAGCCATCGGCATCGCCCTCGCCAACACACTCAAAGGTCAGGGTGCCGGGGAGATCCTCAAAGAGATCTTCGAGACCGTTCGCCCCGAAGCCTGA
- the rpoD gene encoding RNA polymerase sigma factor RpoD: MTPAATKAAKPDIVLLANADSKVKDVAKGSEKEAKKAPARRRTSKASAKDLNAAADELLAAADQAKASGTTKKAAAKSTKAKTTTKKATTTKKAATTKKTATKATTAKAAAKPTAEEKAKTAAAEKEAKAKALASIKIGPKGVYTEDSIRVYLQEIGRIRLLRPDEEIELARKIADLLYLEELAAQFESDNGREPDNKEWAALVEMPLIRFRRRLMLGRRAKEKMVQSNLRLVVSIAKKYMNRGLSFQDLIQEGSLGLIRAAEKFDHEKGYKFSTYATWWIRQAITRAIADQSRTIRLPVHLYETISRIKKTTKVLSQEFGRKPTEEEIAESMEMTIEKLRFIAKSAQLPISLETPIGKEEDSRLGDFIEADIENPEQDVAKNLLREDLEGVLATLSPRERDVLRLRYGLDDGRMKTLEEIGQIFDVTRERIRQIEAKALRKLRHPNRNGVLKEYIK, from the coding sequence ATGACCCCTGCTGCCACCAAAGCTGCCAAGCCGGACATCGTTCTTCTGGCCAATGCTGACAGCAAGGTGAAGGATGTCGCCAAGGGTTCCGAAAAAGAAGCCAAAAAAGCCCCCGCACGCCGACGAACCAGCAAGGCCAGCGCCAAGGACCTGAACGCCGCGGCCGACGAACTGCTCGCCGCGGCTGATCAAGCCAAGGCTTCGGGAACCACCAAAAAGGCTGCTGCGAAGAGCACCAAGGCCAAAACCACAACAAAAAAGGCCACCACAACCAAGAAAGCAGCCACCACGAAGAAGACCGCCACCAAAGCAACAACAGCCAAAGCAGCAGCGAAACCTACCGCCGAAGAGAAAGCCAAAACGGCAGCTGCTGAGAAGGAAGCAAAGGCCAAAGCCCTGGCCAGCATCAAGATCGGTCCCAAAGGCGTTTACACCGAAGACTCCATTCGGGTTTATCTGCAGGAAATCGGGCGGATCCGTCTGCTGCGTCCCGACGAAGAGATCGAACTGGCCCGCAAAATCGCCGATCTCCTCTATCTCGAGGAACTGGCTGCTCAATTTGAGAGCGATAACGGCCGGGAACCCGACAACAAAGAGTGGGCAGCCTTGGTGGAAATGCCGCTAATCCGCTTCCGCCGGCGCTTAATGCTGGGCCGCCGGGCCAAGGAAAAGATGGTCCAATCCAACTTGCGCCTGGTGGTCTCGATTGCCAAGAAGTACATGAATCGAGGCCTGAGCTTCCAAGACCTGATTCAGGAAGGAAGCCTTGGTCTGATCCGTGCAGCTGAAAAGTTCGACCACGAAAAGGGCTACAAGTTCTCCACCTACGCCACCTGGTGGATTCGCCAGGCCATCACACGCGCCATTGCCGATCAGAGCCGCACCATTCGCCTGCCGGTGCACCTCTACGAAACGATCTCCAGAATCAAGAAGACCACCAAGGTTCTCTCCCAGGAGTTCGGCCGCAAGCCAACGGAAGAGGAAATCGCTGAATCGATGGAAATGACAATCGAAAAACTGCGCTTCATTGCCAAAAGCGCCCAGCTGCCAATCTCCCTGGAGACCCCCATCGGCAAGGAAGAGGATTCCCGCCTGGGCGATTTCATCGAAGCCGACATCGAGAATCCCGAGCAGGATGTTGCCAAGAACCTGCTTCGTGAAGACCTGGAGGGTGTGTTGGCCACCCTCAGCCCCCGCGAACGCGATGTCCTGCGCCTGCGCTACGGCCTGGACGACGGGCGGATGAAGACCCTCGAGGAAATCGGCCAGATTTTTGATGTGACCCGGGAACGGATCCGTCAGATCGAAGCAAAGGCCCTGCGCAAATTGCGCCACCCCAACCGCAATGGGGTGCTCAAGGAATACATCAAGTAA
- the priA gene encoding replication restart helicase PriA, whose translation MKSSEVCKVLSHSRRCVEVWLEAGREGRSFSYAADPSMGLKPGDLVRVRLRGRAMHGLVVEEREWAEQDPQELQPVESLLQRAAVDSDWYSWLERVADRCHLSVFRTLKAALPSGWIGQAGQRSLAGGRQMWWIQARVPPDAAKPPTPRQRELLAWLEGQGDGAWQRDLVASGFGAQLLPPLIQQGYLVREQRRCEDKGSSAASGPKELPQALTAEQQDVVKAYQQLSPGRGLLLWGITGSGKTEVYLQLAAQELERGRHVLLLTPEIGLIPQLVDRCRKRFGSRVVEYHSGCGDAERVRTWRHCLAAEQPLVVVGTRSAVFVPLKPLGLVVLDEEHDSSYKQDAPMPCYHARDLALDRVVMQQARLVLGSATPSLESWIQTGPDGALTLVRLTQRISRQSLPPVHVIDMRHELAEGHKRLVSRPLMDRLAALPEQGEQAVVLVPRRGYSPFLSCRSCGEVVMCPHCDVALTVHRSKAGRQWLRCHWCDHREDLENRCSHCGSTAFKPFGAGTQKVLELLSQELEGLRLLRFDRDSTGGRDGHRRLLDRFAAGEADVLIGTQMLAKGMDLPRVTLAAVLAADGLLHRPDLRAGEQALQLLLQLAGRAGRGERPGQVLVQTYTPEHPVIQHLVDGRYEAFLCQEVALRKEAGLVPFSRACLLRLSGDSPSKTATAAAVLAERIRPICQRQNWWLMGPAPAPVARVAGRSRWQLLLHGPAGSPLPLPPGQALWDGLPKGVALTVDPDPQQL comes from the coding sequence ATGAAGTCTTCCGAAGTTTGCAAGGTCCTGTCGCATTCGCGGCGATGTGTTGAGGTCTGGCTGGAGGCTGGGCGGGAAGGACGCTCCTTCAGTTATGCCGCAGATCCCAGCATGGGTTTGAAGCCTGGAGATCTGGTGCGGGTGCGCCTCCGGGGGCGAGCCATGCATGGGCTTGTGGTGGAGGAGCGGGAGTGGGCTGAGCAGGATCCTCAGGAGCTGCAACCGGTGGAATCACTCCTGCAGCGAGCTGCTGTCGACTCGGATTGGTACAGCTGGCTGGAGCGGGTGGCGGACCGTTGCCATCTCAGTGTCTTCCGCACCTTGAAGGCGGCTCTGCCGTCGGGCTGGATTGGTCAGGCCGGCCAGCGTTCCCTGGCCGGCGGGCGTCAGATGTGGTGGATCCAGGCCCGGGTCCCCCCTGATGCAGCGAAGCCACCCACCCCTCGCCAGCGGGAGCTTCTGGCTTGGTTGGAGGGCCAGGGCGATGGCGCTTGGCAACGGGACCTGGTGGCCAGTGGGTTTGGGGCGCAATTGCTGCCGCCCCTGATCCAGCAGGGCTACCTGGTGCGTGAGCAGCGTCGTTGTGAGGACAAGGGCTCTTCAGCTGCTTCTGGCCCCAAGGAACTTCCCCAGGCCTTGACCGCTGAGCAGCAGGACGTGGTGAAGGCCTACCAACAGCTTTCTCCGGGGAGAGGATTGCTGCTCTGGGGAATCACCGGCTCCGGCAAGACCGAGGTGTACCTCCAACTGGCTGCCCAGGAGCTGGAGCGGGGCCGGCACGTCCTGCTGCTCACCCCCGAGATCGGATTGATCCCCCAACTTGTTGACCGTTGCCGCAAACGCTTCGGCTCGCGTGTCGTGGAGTACCACAGCGGTTGTGGTGACGCCGAACGGGTTCGAACCTGGCGCCACTGTCTTGCTGCCGAACAGCCCTTGGTGGTGGTGGGAACCCGCTCTGCGGTGTTCGTGCCGTTGAAGCCGCTGGGGCTGGTCGTTCTGGATGAGGAGCACGACAGCTCTTACAAGCAAGACGCACCCATGCCCTGCTATCACGCCCGGGACCTGGCCCTGGACCGGGTTGTGATGCAACAGGCACGGCTTGTGCTGGGCAGCGCCACGCCGTCGCTCGAGAGCTGGATTCAAACGGGCCCGGATGGTGCCTTGACCTTGGTGCGCCTGACCCAGCGGATTTCCCGGCAGTCCCTACCTCCTGTACATGTGATCGACATGCGCCATGAGCTGGCCGAAGGACACAAGCGTCTGGTCAGTCGCCCCTTGATGGATCGTCTTGCGGCGCTGCCGGAGCAGGGCGAACAGGCCGTGGTTTTGGTGCCTCGTCGGGGATACAGCCCCTTTTTGAGCTGCCGCAGTTGCGGCGAGGTGGTGATGTGCCCCCACTGCGATGTGGCGCTCACCGTTCACCGCAGCAAGGCCGGACGTCAGTGGCTGCGTTGCCACTGGTGTGACCATCGTGAGGACCTGGAGAACCGTTGCAGTCACTGTGGTTCCACGGCCTTCAAGCCGTTTGGGGCCGGGACGCAGAAGGTGTTGGAACTGCTCTCTCAGGAGCTCGAAGGCCTTCGTTTGCTCCGCTTTGACCGCGATTCCACCGGCGGACGTGATGGCCATCGACGCCTGTTGGACCGTTTTGCTGCCGGAGAAGCCGACGTCTTGATCGGCACGCAGATGCTGGCCAAGGGCATGGATCTGCCGCGGGTCACCCTGGCGGCGGTGCTCGCGGCGGATGGGCTTTTGCACCGCCCCGACCTACGCGCAGGAGAGCAGGCCCTGCAGTTGCTGTTGCAGTTGGCGGGCCGTGCCGGGCGAGGTGAGCGACCGGGGCAGGTGTTGGTGCAGACCTACACCCCAGAGCATCCGGTGATTCAGCACCTGGTGGATGGTCGGTATGAAGCGTTCCTCTGTCAGGAAGTGGCCCTCCGCAAGGAAGCTGGGTTAGTGCCCTTCAGTCGCGCTTGTCTGCTGCGACTCTCTGGAGATTCCCCCAGCAAAACAGCAACGGCGGCAGCGGTGCTGGCGGAGCGGATCCGGCCGATTTGTCAGCGCCAGAACTGGTGGTTGATGGGTCCGGCCCCGGCCCCTGTGGCCCGTGTTGCTGGCCGAAGCCGATGGCAGCTGTTGCTGCACGGTCCGGCGGGCTCTCCTTTGCCGTTGCCTCCGGGGCAGGCCCTCTGGGATGGCTTGCCCAAGGGTGTGGCGCTCACCGTGGATCCCGATCCGCAGCAGCTTTGA
- a CDS encoding DUF3153 domain-containing protein, translated as MSEQDAALDLSEAEAALERGDYGQGLELLLPLAEQHPLNSPEGPGLRLLMITAWMGQGQDDKAIATCRLLSRCRDPKLRQQAKQLLGVLEAPSLDRPERWSMRMPQLELNGSGSGQTSTMRRRRSRRPEPPPPPPTGPTRSPAAGFAVLVMAVLLGITLLLSGCVRIEADLDLRGPDRLALTWDVRSTQERPLPWQEQFKRDLQREVPGLKIEQTGPGRQQISSRVASSQELAQQMAAVVAVAGRAAGVSLPAPTLKLEERNWLLGVQQHVQLLVDLSDLPEIPGLDVHLSLNHGRVERTALSGTTTEVSWQGWRWNPLGLGGVVILMLLISSMVLQVVRRKLGFGFPELPS; from the coding sequence GTGAGCGAGCAGGACGCAGCACTGGACCTCTCTGAAGCGGAGGCAGCCCTGGAGCGCGGGGACTACGGCCAGGGCCTGGAGCTGCTTCTCCCCCTGGCGGAGCAACACCCGCTCAACAGCCCGGAGGGGCCGGGCCTTAGGCTCCTGATGATCACCGCCTGGATGGGTCAGGGTCAGGACGACAAAGCCATCGCCACCTGCAGGCTTCTGAGTCGCTGCCGCGATCCCAAGTTGCGCCAGCAAGCCAAACAACTGCTCGGGGTTCTTGAAGCCCCAAGCCTGGATCGTCCGGAACGCTGGTCGATGCGGATGCCGCAACTGGAACTGAATGGCTCCGGCAGCGGGCAGACCTCCACCATGCGGCGGCGGCGTTCGCGGCGCCCCGAACCCCCGCCACCACCACCCACAGGGCCGACGCGTTCGCCAGCAGCGGGTTTCGCCGTGCTCGTGATGGCGGTTCTGCTAGGGATCACGCTGTTGCTGAGTGGTTGCGTCCGGATCGAGGCTGATCTCGACCTTCGCGGCCCGGATCGACTGGCCCTCACCTGGGACGTGCGCAGCACCCAGGAGCGACCGTTGCCCTGGCAGGAGCAATTCAAGCGAGACCTGCAACGGGAGGTGCCCGGGCTGAAGATCGAACAGACAGGCCCAGGACGCCAACAGATCAGCAGCCGTGTTGCCTCATCGCAGGAGCTGGCGCAACAAATGGCGGCCGTGGTGGCCGTGGCTGGTCGCGCGGCTGGAGTCTCACTCCCGGCACCGACGCTCAAGCTCGAAGAACGCAACTGGCTCCTGGGGGTGCAGCAGCACGTGCAGCTGTTGGTGGACCTCAGCGATCTGCCCGAGATCCCCGGGCTCGACGTTCATCTAAGCCTCAACCACGGGCGGGTGGAGCGCACGGCTCTTTCCGGCACCACCACCGAAGTCAGCTGGCAGGGCTGGCGCTGGAATCCGCTTGGCCTTGGTGGCGTGGTGATCCTGATGCTGCTGATCAGCAGCATGGTGCTGCAGGTGGTGCGGCGAAAGCTGGGCTTTGGCTTCCCGGAACTGCCGTCCTGA
- the argB gene encoding acetylglutamate kinase, whose translation MAQSTQHNDDALRVSVLSEALPYIQSFAGRRIVIKYGGAAMAHAELRSAVFRDLALLACVGVRPVVVHGGGPEINQWLQRLEIPAEFRDGLRVTDADTMDVVEMVLVGRVNKQIVNGLNQLGTRAVGLSGSDGSLVEARPWGNGSHGLVGDVARVNPDVLEPLLEKGYVPVISSVAATPDDGRAHNINADTVAGELAAALEAEKLILLTDTPGILEDRDDPDSLIRKLRLSEARQLIEDGVVAGGMTPKTECCIRALAQGVSAAHIIDGRVPHALLLEVFTDAGIGTMVVGRS comes from the coding sequence ATGGCCCAATCCACCCAGCACAACGACGACGCCCTCAGGGTGTCGGTGCTCAGTGAAGCCCTCCCCTACATCCAGAGCTTCGCCGGTCGGCGCATCGTGATCAAGTACGGCGGGGCCGCCATGGCCCATGCCGAGCTGCGGTCTGCCGTCTTTCGCGACCTGGCTCTGCTGGCCTGCGTCGGCGTCCGACCCGTGGTGGTTCACGGCGGCGGGCCCGAAATCAACCAGTGGCTGCAACGTCTGGAAATTCCCGCCGAATTCCGCGACGGACTGCGGGTCACCGACGCCGACACCATGGACGTGGTGGAGATGGTGCTAGTGGGCCGCGTCAACAAACAGATCGTGAATGGCCTCAATCAGCTCGGCACCCGTGCGGTTGGTTTGAGCGGAAGTGACGGCAGTCTTGTGGAGGCACGCCCCTGGGGGAATGGCAGCCATGGGCTGGTGGGAGATGTTGCCCGCGTCAATCCCGATGTGCTCGAACCGCTGCTGGAGAAGGGGTATGTGCCCGTCATTTCCAGCGTTGCCGCAACCCCCGATGACGGGCGAGCCCACAACATCAATGCCGACACGGTGGCGGGAGAGCTGGCGGCAGCCCTGGAAGCCGAAAAACTAATCCTGCTGACCGACACCCCCGGCATCCTTGAGGACAGGGACGATCCCGACTCGCTGATCCGCAAACTGCGCCTTTCAGAGGCGCGACAGCTGATCGAGGATGGCGTGGTCGCAGGGGGCATGACGCCCAAAACGGAATGTTGCATCCGCGCCCTGGCCCAGGGCGTGTCAGCCGCCCACATCATTGATGGCCGGGTTCCCCATGCCCTACTGCTGGAGGTCTTCACCGACGCCGGCATCGGCACCATGGTGGTGGGACGCAGCTAG